In Planococcus shixiaomingii, the DNA window TTTTCTCAATATATAGTGAAAATCGTTCTCATTTGTTGGGTATTTATGATATAGTAAGCGTATTGAGAAATCGTATCAGTTAAACAAATGGCGATAGAAAAGATATGGAGGAATTACACAATGACGATGGCTGTCCAAACAAACAATTTGTCTATTGGGTATAACGAAAACTTATTATTTGAGAATTTGAACTTATCAATCCCGCGCGGCGAAATTTCCGTTTTTGTCGGCAGCAACGGCTGCGGCAAATCAACGCTTCTTCGTTCAATCGCACGTTTATTAAAACCGCAAGAAGGTTCGATCCTATTGGAAGGCAAGGAAGTTCACCGGATGTCTTCACGGGAAGTCGCCAAGAAAATGGGCATCTTGCCGCAATCTCCTGTTTCACCAGAAGGTTTGACGGTCCATGACCTTGTAAAACAAGGCCGTTATCCGCATCAGTCTTGGTTGAAACGCTGGACTGAAGAAGACACCCAAAAAGTTGAAGCCGCGATGAAAGCAACGCGCGTCGACGAGTTCCGCGACAAACCGGTTGATGAATTATCAGGCGGCCAGCGCCAACGCGCATGGATCGCGATGACACTCGCGCAAGACACTGACATCATCCTGTTGGACGAACCGACCACTTATCTGGATATGACGCATCAAATTGAAATTCTCGACCTTTTATTCGAATTGAATGAAGTGCATGGCCGTACAATCATCATGGTGCTTCATGATTTGAACTTGGCTTCCCGCTATGCCCACAACATTATCGCCATCAAAGACGGCGAAGTATTCGGACAAGGCACGCCGGAAAATGTCATCAATTGCGATCTGGTCCGTTCCGTATTCGGCATGGAATGCCAAGTTTCAAAAGATCCGCTGTTCGGAACCCCTCATTGTGTGCCATATGGCAGAGGACGCTGCATCGTTCCAGAACTCCGGGAAGCAAAGCTTGGTTCTTAAGATGAAAGAATTAGCACTTTTTCAAGTGGCTGTGCAAGACGGCGCCACCGGTTTTATGACGGTTCAGGAAGGCATGGACAGCCGTTTCCCTGAATTGTTCTCCGAACTTAGCCAAACAACAGAAGCACCAAATAGAGCCGTAGCCTCGTCCATCTTTATGCGGCGCTTCGGCTTTTTTATTACGGCTCAACTATATTTACTGGCTCATGGAAAGATGTGGGACGGCAAGTTGGAAAACGTTCATATGGTGAAAACTCCGGGCGGCATTTCGTTCGCCGTCGATGAGCAGTTTCTTCGGGAACGGCGAGATGGTGATTTGGAAACCGTATTGAAAGAATATGCCATGCCAGTCGTCGAAGCGTTCCGAAAAATCGGCCATGTATCAAAACTCATCCTTTGGGAAAACATATGGGGCTATAGTATCTGGATGTACGGCATGCAGGATTCACCACAAGCCGAGCGCGACGTGGAATCGTTGATGGATGCTGCTCTTTGGCAGCCTGAAATGCGAAAATCGTTTTTCCATCAATTTTTGGGCGGATGCACTTTTTCCGAAGCGAAAAGCGACTATAAACGCATCACATGCTGTTTGCTGAAAGAAGTGCCGGGCACCGATAAATGTCCGTATTGCCCGATGGCAAAATAAAAACGCTCCGCGGCTGCGGGGCGTTTTTTGTATAAAAATAACCCGATTAATCATAGAACGATGCGAAGTGATCATAAAAACGAATAAATGCTCGTAGACACATCCCAAATGATCATAGGCATTCAAAAACTAATCATAGAACGCCTCAAACCGCTCATAGAATTGTATCCAAAAACTCCAGCC includes these proteins:
- a CDS encoding ABC transporter ATP-binding protein; translation: MTMAVQTNNLSIGYNENLLFENLNLSIPRGEISVFVGSNGCGKSTLLRSIARLLKPQEGSILLEGKEVHRMSSREVAKKMGILPQSPVSPEGLTVHDLVKQGRYPHQSWLKRWTEEDTQKVEAAMKATRVDEFRDKPVDELSGGQRQRAWIAMTLAQDTDIILLDEPTTYLDMTHQIEILDLLFELNEVHGRTIIMVLHDLNLASRYAHNIIAIKDGEVFGQGTPENVINCDLVRSVFGMECQVSKDPLFGTPHCVPYGRGRCIVPELREAKLGS